From a region of the Brachionichthys hirsutus isolate HB-005 chromosome 9, CSIRO-AGI_Bhir_v1, whole genome shotgun sequence genome:
- the pcsk9 gene encoding proprotein convertase subtilisin/kexin type 9 encodes MPGQYLIIVRPGAHEPRAQRTIRRLSARAARRGLPLEVLQTYSGALRGFLVKMSSDVVQMALKLPLVHYVEEDSAIFAQSSPWNLQRLLQPRGGTFENRTYRPPNDGGKAEVYLMDGGVQSSHRELEGRVLITDFNSVPEEDGVSAHRQASQCHSHGTHVAGVVSGSDSGVARGAGVNVVRVLNCQGKGTVSGALAGLEYIRAQLLAHPVDAVVVLLPFAGGFSRSLNAACRDMVASGAVVIAAAGNRRDDACLYSPASEPEVITVGAVNAANQLVSQGAGGTNFGRCVDLFAPGDDIVSASSDCSSCFTSSSGTSQAAAHAAGIAAVILSSNQNAPPVQVLQMLLHYSTSNTINFRSLSETHRLDTPNLVAAMPSAHSSDGELLCRSVWSEMSGASGADQAVSRCRAGEGMMSCSSYSPDGVIAGDAIAVSDRSTECVAHNGPGGKGVYAVARCCVAGGLQCRVHARPKPGPAGECVGPRHHLTGCTSWSSADLLSDPRPHHGDGNRCIATDVVTSHAVCCHAPSLECKLLEEVSAGKDRVEVSCPSGWTLTECSTVSQGSAVSGPGVKGNSCHFHRTTAAESTAGMAVCCHVRAPEQPAAPLH; translated from the exons ATGCCCGGCCAGTACCTGATCATCGTGCGTCCCGGAGCGCACGAGCCGCGCGCGCAGAGGACCATCCGGAGACTGAGCGCCAGAGCAGCCAGGCGAGGCCTCCCTCTGGAGGTCCTGCAGACCTACTCGGGAGCGCTGCGTGGCTTCCTGGTCAAGATGAGCAGTGACGTCGTTCAGATG GCGCTGAAGCTCCCTCTCGTCCATTACGTGGAGGAGGACTCGGCCATCTTTGCTCAGAGCAGCCCGTGGAACCTCCAGAGGCTGCTGCAGCCTCGCGGTGGAACCTTTGAGAACCGAACATACAGGCCCCCCA ATGATGGGGGCAAGGCGGAGGTGTATCTGATGGATGGCGGCGTTCAGAGCTCTCACAGGGAGCTTGAAGGACGAGTGCTCATCACAGACTTCAACAGTGTCCCGGAGGAAGATGGCGTCAGTGCTCATAGACAG gccagtcAGTGCCACAGCCACGGCACACACGTCGCGGGGGTTGTGAGTGGTTCAGACTCTGGTGTTGCTCGAGGCGCCGGCGTTAACGTGGTCCGTGTGCTCAACTGTCAGGGGAAAGGGACCGTGTCTGGAGCGCTGGCAG gCCTAGAGTATATCAGAGCGCAGTTACTCGCCCACCCAGTGGACGCCGTGGTCGTCCTGCTGCCTTTCGCTGGCGGGTTCAGCCGTTCGTTAAACGCAGCCTGCCGGGACATGGTGGCGAGCGGCGCTGTGGTCATCGCTGCTGCGGGGAACCGCAGAGACGACGCCTGCCTCTACTCGCCTGCCTCTGAGCCCGAG GTCATCACGGTCGGGGCGGTTAACGCGGCCAACCAGCTCGTGTCTCAGGGCGCTGGGGGCACCAACTTCGGCCGCTGCGTTGATCTGTTCGCCCCCGGCGATGACATCGTTAGTGCCAGCAGtgactgcagcagctgttttacCTCCAGCAGTGGAACATCGCAGGCTGCTGCACACGCCGCCG gtATAGCAGCGGTGATCCTGTCGTCCAATCAGAACGCGCCGCCGGTGCAGGTCCTGCAGATGCTGCTGCATTATTCCACCAGTAACACAATCAACTTCCGCTCTTTGTCGGAAACGCATCGTCTCGACACTCCAAACCTGGTGGCGGCCATGCCATCGGCCCACAGCTCAG ACGGCGAGCTTCTGTGTCGGTCAGTGTGGTCAGAGATGTCAGGGGCGTCCGGAGCCGACCAGGCTGTCAGTCGCTGCCGTGCGGGGGAGGGgatgatgagctgcagcagctacagTCCTGATGGCGTCATAGCTGGCGACGCCATCGCT GTGAGCGACCGGAGCACGGAGTGCGTCGCCCACAATGGTCCAGGGGGTAAAGGTGTGTATGCTGTGGCACGCTGCTGTGTGGCTGGCGGGCTGCAGTGCCGGGTCCATGCTAGGCCCAAGCCCGGGCCAGCTGGCGAGTGCGTCGGCCCACGGCACCACCTGACTG GCTGTACATCCTGGTCCTCTGCTGACCTCCTGTCTGACCCCCGCCCTCATCACGGCGACGGGAACCGTTGCATCGCCACAgatgtggtgacatcacacGCCGTGTGTTGCCACGCTCCGTCTTTAGAGTGCAAACTGCTGGAAGAAGTCTCAGCTGGCAAGGATCgg GTCGAAGTGTCCTGTCCCTCTGGTTGGACTCTGACAGAATGCAGCACCGTGTCTCAGGGTTCTGCTGTCTCGGGTCCAGGGGTTAAAGGAAACAGCTGCCATTTTCACAGGACCACAGCAGCAGAAAGCACAGCAGGAATGGCCGTCTGCTGTCACGTCAGAGCGCCAGAGCAGCCGGCCGCACCGCTACACTGA
- the dhcr24 gene encoding delta(24)-sterol reductase, which produces MAPLVCLAGLLVTFLLWVKVKGLDHVIVHQRWMFVCVFLLPLSLIFDVYYYVRAWLIFKMCSAPKMHEQRVRDIQRQVREWKTEGGKTFMCTGRPGWLTVSLRVGKYKKTHKNIRINMMDILEVDTKRQVVRVEPLANMGQVSALLNSIGWTLPVLPELDDLTVGGLVMGTGVESSSHIYGLFQHTCVAFELVVSDGSLVRCTEDENSDLFHAVPWSCGTLGFLVAAEIKIVPAKPWVKLRYEPVRGLENICQRFTEASENKRNAFVEGIQYTLDTAVIMTGTMSDHAEAGKINRIGLHFQPWFFKHVEGYLRGGRCGVEYVPLRQYYHRHTRSLFWELQDIIPFGNNPLFRWLLGWMVPPKISLLKLTQGETIRRLYEQHHVVQDMLVPMRHLQPAIKSFHQHINVYPLWLCPFLLPPGKGMVHPKGQEEELYVDVGAYGEPRVKHFEANASVRQLEKFVRDVHGFQMLYADVYMTREEFWQMFDGRLYHRLREELGCEDAFPEVFDKICKSARH; this is translated from the exons ATGGCTCCTCTGGTGTGTTTAGCCGGTCTGCTCGTCACGTTCCTGCTCTGGGTCAAAGTCAAGGGTCTGGACCACGTGATCGTCCACCAGAGGTGGATGTTTGTCTGCGTGTTCCTGCTGCCACTCTCACTTATATTTGACGTGTACTATTATGTGCGTGCGTGGCTCATTTTCAAGATGTGCTCTGCGCCCAAAATGCACGAGCAGCGCGTGCGAGACATCCAGCGACAG GTACGCGAGTGGAAGACGGAGGGCGGCAAGACCTTCATGTGCACGGGTCGCCCCGGCTGGCTCACGGTGTCTCTCAGAGTGGGCAAatacaagaaaacacacaagaacATCAGGATCAATATGATGGACATCCTGGAGGTGGACACGAAGAGGCAG GTGGTGAGAGTCGAGCCGCTGGCCAACATGGGTCAGGTGTCGGCCCTCCTTAACTCTATTGGCTGGACGCTGCCGGTGCTGCCTGAGCTTGATGACCTCACCGTGG GTGGTTTGGTGATGGGCACAGGCGTGGAGTCTTCCTCGCATATTTACGGGCTGTTTCAGCACACCTGTGTTGCGTTTGAGCTGGTTGTGTCTGATGGCAGCTTGGTACGCTGCACTgag GATGAGAACTCAGACCTGTTCCACGCCGTGCCCTGGTCCTGTGGAACGCTGGGGTTCCTGGTTGCAGCAGAGATTAAGATAGTCCCCGCTAAGCCTTGGGTGAAGCTGCGCTACGAGCCGGTCAGAGGGCTGGAGAACATCTGCCAGCGTTTCACCGAGGCGTCGGAGAACAAGCGGAACGCGTTTGTCGAGGGCATCCAGTACACTCTGGACACCGCTGTCATCATGACGGGAACCATGAGCGACCATGCCGAAGCGGGGAAG ATCAATAGAATTGGTCTGCACTTTCAACCTTGGTTCTTTAAACATGTGGAGGGTTACCTGAGAGGGGGCCGCTGTGGCGTGGAATACGTCCCTCTGAGACAGTActatcacagacacacacgcagcctcTTCTGGGAGCTTCAG GATATTATTCCCTTTGGCAACAACCCCTTGTTTCGCTGGCTGCTAGGATGGATGGTGCCTCCGAAGATCTCACTGCTGAAGCTCACCCAGGGGGAGACCATCAGACGGCTTTATGAGCAGCACCACGTGGTCCAGGACATGCTGGTTCCTATGAGGCACCTGCAGCCTGCCATCAAATCCTTCCACCAGCACATCAAT GTTTACCCTCTGTGGCTGTGTCCCTTCCTGCTGCCACCCGGTAAAGGGATGGTCCACCCCaaaggtcaggaggaggagctgtacGTGGATGTTGGAGCTTACGGAGAGCCCCGCGTCAAACATTTTGAAGCTAACGCATCAGTACGTCAGCTGGAGAAGTTTGTCAGAGATGTGCATGG GTTCCAGATGCTGTACGCAGATGTGTACATGACGAGGGAGGAGTTCTGGCAGATGTTTGATGGACGGCTGTACCACAGGCTGAGAGAGGAACTGGGCTGTGAGGACGCCTTCCCAGAAGTGTTTGACAAAATCTGTAAATCTGCCCGACACTGA
- the si:ch211-121a2.4 gene encoding transmembrane protein 205: MCTDQEPTFTVKLLQLLLLSTYWGMQIWVTFISSFVMDSHLNRHTYGYIQSRLVPFYLHLGSACAFFNLTIYAVYHPSNLLDDREAFQIFIFFVSVTVAAVNAQWFGQMTSEIMADMHLVEQACGLGQDIGLSSNREAYARLCETDVKYKHMSSRLWLYRRLSSLCNLCCIGCNFYSLCYMAENIVSL, encoded by the exons ATGTGCACGGACCAGGAGCCCACGTTCacggtgaagctgctgcagctgctgctgctgtccaccTACTGGGGGATGCAGATCTGGGTCACCTTCATCTCAA GCTTCGTGATGGACAGCCACCTGAACAGACACACTTACGGATACATCCAGAGCCGCCTCGTGCCTTTCTACCTCCACTTGGGCTCAGCGTGTGCCTTCTTTAACCTCACCATCTACGCCGTGTATCATCCCAGCAACCTTCTGGACGACCGGGAAGCTTTTCAG ATCTTTATCTTCTTCGTGTCGGTGACGGTCGCGGCGGTGAATGCTCAGTGGTTCGGCCAGATGACTTCGGAGATCATGGCGGACATGCACCTTGTCGAGCAGGCTTGCGGACTGGGCCAGGATATCGGCTTGTCCTCAAACCGAGAGGCTTACGCCAGGTTGTGTGAGACGGATGTGAAATACAAACACATGAGCAGCCGCCTGTGGCTTTACAGACGGCTGTCCTCGCTCTGTAATCTCTGCTGCATTGGCTGCAACTTCTACAGTCTATGCTACATGGCTGAGAACATCGTCTCGCTTTAA